A genomic region of Herbaspirillum sp. DW155 contains the following coding sequences:
- a CDS encoding cytochrome d ubiquinol oxidase subunit II, with protein sequence MDIVAVLLIGLFVYALWADLAVMQRWADRPVLFVVPLVGLIATIAIAIGTRRGDDALPFRAIVALFEISFWPYMIPFSVTIKQAAAPASSLSFLFWGAGLFILPLMLIYTFCSCHLFRGKVDGSAGRY encoded by the coding sequence GTGGATATCGTTGCGGTGCTATTGATCGGTTTGTTCGTGTATGCGCTTTGGGCCGATTTGGCTGTCATGCAGCGGTGGGCTGACCGTCCTGTCCTGTTCGTGGTTCCGCTGGTCGGCCTGATTGCAACTATCGCGATCGCCATAGGTACACGCCGTGGTGACGACGCTCTGCCGTTCAGGGCGATCGTCGCGCTGTTCGAAATCTCGTTTTGGCCCTACATGATTCCTTTTTCGGTGACGATCAAACAGGCGGCGGCGCCAGCTTCAAGCCTCTCTTTCCTGTTCTGGGGCGCGGGACTGTTCATTTTACCGCTGATGCTGATCTACACCTTTTGCAGCTGCCACTTGTTTAGAGGAAAGGTAGACGGTTCTGCCGGACGCTACTGA
- the budA gene encoding acetolactate decarboxylase, whose protein sequence is MPNLTLDIPVSLRSALERETERTGDSASSIMTAALGQYLGTPIHTLFQVSTSGALVAGVYAGMVAVETILKHGDFGLGTFAGLDGEMVVLDGVVYQVRGTGQVSAAAPSAAAPFAVVTRFSAERDLSIAAVSTFSELEARCDLERQSDNIFYALRVDGRFSRVRTRAVNPPQEGTRLVEASKQQTEFHFSDVDGTLVGIWSPGFSSAFSVPGHHFHFLSKDRRQGGHLLDCASAGPLRLRVEALTDFHLALPETESFLKADLARDSSEELAYAEKAN, encoded by the coding sequence ATGCCGAACCTCACTCTGGATATTCCAGTTTCCCTGCGATCCGCGCTGGAGCGCGAGACCGAAAGGACCGGAGACAGCGCGTCGTCGATCATGACGGCAGCCCTCGGCCAGTATCTCGGCACACCCATTCACACGCTCTTCCAGGTGTCGACTTCTGGTGCGCTGGTAGCGGGCGTGTATGCCGGCATGGTCGCTGTCGAAACAATTCTGAAGCATGGCGACTTCGGACTCGGCACCTTCGCTGGTCTCGATGGTGAAATGGTGGTGCTCGACGGCGTGGTCTACCAGGTCCGCGGTACAGGCCAAGTTTCCGCGGCGGCACCGAGTGCCGCCGCCCCATTCGCCGTCGTGACTCGATTTTCCGCAGAGCGAGACCTCAGCATCGCCGCCGTATCCACGTTCAGCGAACTCGAAGCGCGATGCGACCTTGAGCGCCAGTCCGACAACATTTTCTACGCGTTACGCGTAGATGGCCGGTTCTCGCGCGTTCGGACACGAGCAGTCAACCCGCCACAGGAAGGCACGCGTCTGGTCGAGGCGTCCAAGCAGCAGACCGAGTTCCACTTCAGCGACGTGGACGGCACTCTCGTGGGTATCTGGTCGCCGGGTTTTTCCAGCGCCTTCAGCGTGCCGGGCCATCACTTCCACTTTCTGTCCAAGGACCGCCGCCAAGGCGGCCATCTTCTCGATTGCGCCTCGGCCGGCCCGCTACGGCTGCGAGTCGAAGCGCTGACCGATTTCCATCTCGCCCTCCCCGAAACCGAGAGTTTCCTCAAGGCCGATCTCGCCCGAGACAGCAGTGAAGAACTCGCCTATGCCGAAAAGGCTAACTAG
- the alsS gene encoding acetolactate synthase AlsS, translating to MNNSYDSNTQIGAQLVVRMLEAQGVTHVFGIPGAKIDAVFNALVDSSIETVVCRHEQNAAFIAGGIGRMTGKAGVAIATSGPGVSNLVTGLATANSEGDPVVALGGAVATSETLKQIHQTMDAVNILKPVTKFSATVGASDAIGEVVANAFRAAESGRPGAAFVNLPKDIMAAPCAHDVLPLPRFQGPGVADSAAIAEATRLINQADNPVVLLGMLASSPANAAALQDFIGRNNLPVVGTFQAAGAVGAHLFENFGGRVGQMANQPGDRLLDTADLVITVGYDPVEYPPSDWNGSNPRAIIHVDVLPAELDNCYRPQVELTGDIAQTLQALTPRLQRVGRAALSVSMLEAIQAERRHLRDESARRSGLPIHPLRLVYELQQLLSTDMTLCLDMGSFHLWIARYLYSFRARQVLITNGQQTLGVALPWAIAASIVRPSEKILSISGDGGFLFSSMELETAVRLKSNLVHMVWIDGTYDMVAVQEQAKYGRTSGIQFGPVDIVKYAESFGAVGLMIRMPDEIGPVLRKALELGGPVVVGVHVDYNDNHKLFEMLSGDGIH from the coding sequence ATGAACAATTCTTACGATTCGAATACCCAGATTGGCGCGCAACTCGTCGTGCGCATGCTGGAAGCGCAAGGAGTTACCCACGTCTTCGGCATTCCGGGCGCCAAGATCGACGCCGTGTTCAATGCGCTGGTCGATTCGTCGATAGAGACCGTCGTGTGCCGGCATGAGCAGAACGCAGCCTTCATTGCCGGCGGCATTGGCCGCATGACTGGCAAAGCTGGCGTCGCTATTGCCACGTCAGGTCCAGGCGTCTCAAACCTCGTGACGGGGCTTGCCACCGCCAATTCGGAAGGCGATCCGGTCGTAGCACTCGGCGGCGCAGTGGCGACGTCCGAGACGCTCAAGCAGATCCATCAGACGATGGATGCCGTCAACATCCTTAAGCCCGTCACCAAATTTAGTGCGACGGTCGGCGCCTCCGATGCGATCGGCGAGGTAGTCGCCAACGCCTTCCGTGCGGCCGAGTCTGGCCGCCCTGGTGCCGCTTTCGTCAACCTGCCCAAGGACATCATGGCCGCCCCCTGCGCGCACGACGTCTTGCCACTACCGCGCTTTCAAGGGCCGGGCGTGGCCGACAGCGCGGCGATCGCAGAAGCCACGCGGCTGATCAACCAAGCCGACAACCCGGTGGTGTTGCTCGGCATGCTGGCGAGCAGCCCCGCCAACGCTGCTGCCTTGCAAGATTTCATTGGCCGCAACAACTTGCCAGTGGTCGGCACCTTCCAGGCGGCCGGCGCGGTAGGCGCACATCTGTTCGAGAACTTCGGCGGTCGCGTCGGGCAAATGGCCAACCAGCCCGGCGACCGGCTGCTGGATACGGCCGATCTCGTGATCACGGTCGGGTACGACCCGGTGGAATACCCGCCGTCGGACTGGAACGGGTCGAATCCACGCGCGATCATCCATGTCGATGTTCTGCCGGCGGAGCTGGACAACTGCTATCGCCCCCAAGTCGAATTGACGGGGGATATTGCCCAGACGCTCCAGGCGCTCACGCCTCGCCTGCAGCGCGTGGGACGCGCTGCGCTGTCGGTGAGCATGCTCGAAGCCATTCAGGCCGAGCGGCGCCACCTGCGGGACGAATCGGCCCGACGCAGCGGCTTGCCTATCCATCCATTGCGGCTGGTGTACGAGCTTCAGCAACTGCTGAGCACTGATATGACGCTCTGCCTAGACATGGGATCCTTCCATCTCTGGATCGCGCGCTATCTCTACAGCTTCCGGGCGCGCCAGGTTTTGATCACCAACGGCCAGCAGACGCTGGGGGTTGCGCTTCCTTGGGCCATTGCCGCCTCCATCGTGCGGCCTTCCGAGAAGATCCTCTCGATCTCGGGCGATGGGGGTTTCCTGTTCTCATCGATGGAGCTGGAAACGGCTGTGCGGCTGAAGTCGAACCTAGTCCACATGGTGTGGATCGACGGCACATACGACATGGTTGCGGTGCAGGAACAGGCGAAGTACGGCCGCACGTCCGGCATTCAGTTCGGCCCCGTGGATATCGTCAAGTACGCCGAGTCCTTTGGTGCTGTCGGCCTGATGATCCGCATGCCCGATGAGATCGGGCCTGTGCTTCGCAAGGCTTTGGAACTGGGCGGGCCGGTCGTGGTCGGGGTCCACGTCGACTACAACGATAACCACAAGCTCTTCGAAATGCTCAGTGGCGACGGTATCCATTGA